The Rhodococcus rhodochrous DNA window ACCGCAGAAGAGATCACGGCGGACAGTTACTGGGGACACGACTGGTCCGGTTCCGAACCTCTCGCGGCGTTCTCGCCTCCCGCGGGCTGACCGCGACACTTCATGGTCGCCGACGACGTTCCGGGCGCGGTGCGGGACCTGATTCCCGCCATCGCCGACCGCGCGGCGGACACCGACCGGCTCGGCCGCATCTCCGACGAGACGGTGCGTGATCTGGTCTCCGCCGGCGTGTTCCGCATGCTGCAGCCGCGCCGATACGGCGGGTCGGAGACCGAGCCGACGCGTTTCTACGAGGTCGTACGCACCGTTTCGAAAGCCTGTGGTTCGACGGGCTGGGTCACATCCATCGTCGGCGTCCACCCCTGGCATCTCGCACTGTTCGACGATCGAGCGCAGCAGGACGTCTGGGGTGAGGACGATTCGACACTCGTCTCGTCGGCGTATGCCCCGGTCGGCCGTCTCGTCCCGGTCGACGGGGGCTACCGGCTGTCCGGGACATGGATGTTCTCGTCCGGCTGCCGATTCGCGTCGTGGGCACTCCTCGGCGCGGTGGTCGTCGGCTCGGAGGGCAGGCCGGTCGATTTCGTCACGGTGCTCGTACCGCGGAGCGACTACACGATCCGCGACGTGTGGAACGTCGTCGGAATGCGGGGGACGAGCAGCGACGAGATCGTCGTCGACGAGGTGTTCGTTCCCGCCCACCGTGTCAAGCGCAACTACGAGACCTCGCAGCTGCGCGGTCCCGGGCAGAAGGTCAATACCGGACCGCTGTACCGGATTCCGTTCGCTGCGTTGTTCACCACCGCCGTCGCCGTACCCATCGTGGGGGTGGTCGCCGGCTGCTACGACGAGTACCTGTCGTCGATGCGCGAACGAGTGCGGCTGAGCCTGGGCGGAGGCCGGTTCGTGGACGACCCGTTCGCTCAGGTCGCCGTGGGACGCGCAGCATCGGACATCGACGCCGCGACACTGCAACTCGACCGCAACATCCGCGAACTGTGGGACCTGGCGCGGGCGGGCAGGGAGATTCCGTTGGACCTGCGTCTGCGCACCCGGCGCGACCAGGTACGCGCCACCGAGCGGGCGGTGGAGGCGATCGACCTGTTGTTCAAGACGGCCGGAGGCACGTCGCTGTTCCTCGGGGGAATCATCGAACGGGCCTGGCGCGACGCGCATGCCGGGAGCGTCCACGTCGCCAACGAACCCGAGCGTGCCTATGCGTTGTACGGCCGGAACGCCTTCGGCCTGCCGGTCGAGGACAACCTGATCTGAGCATCGGCGATGCCTTTTCGTAGGTGCTCGCTCCGAATTTCTCGAACAGCGGGAACTTCCCGACGTCGATCCGGAATGCCGTTTACGGTCCGGAGGGATCACCCGACCCCCGTGCGGAACAGTCTGCCGCGCATCGCTATCGGAAGGAACTTCCTCCCATGAGCACTTCCCCGGTCCGTCCCGTCCCCGTCCGCGACATCGGAAGCTGGGACCTCGAAGCCGATGTCGTGGTCGCCGGTTTCGGTATCGCCGGTGTCTCCGCCGCGATCGGTGCGGCCGAGAGCGGAGCGGACGTGCTGGTGCTCGAACGCACCGGCGGTGGCGGGGGAGCAGCCGCCCTGTCGGGCGGGATCGTCTATCTCGGCGGCGGCACCCGGTTGCAGAAGGCCTGCGGGTTCGACGACACCCCGGAGAACATGAAGACCTTCCTCGCCGCGGCTCTCGGACCGGGTGTCGACGAGGACAAGCTCGACGTCTACTGCCAGGGCAGCGTCGACCACTTCGACTGGCTCGAAGCGTGCGGGGTGCCCTACAAGGAGAGCTTCTGGTCGCAGCCCGGCTGGGAGTGCCCTGTCGACGATTCGCTGATGTACAGCGGTGGAGAGAACGCTGCGCCGTTCCACACGCTCGTCGAACCCGCTCCGCGCGGACATCTCGCCCAGGTGACCATGCCGCGCAACGGAGAGCAGGCCGCCGGCTACGTGCTCATGACCACCCTCATCGCCAAGGCGGCCGAGGTCGGCGTCCGCGTCGAATCCGACGTCCGGGTGCAGCGACTCGTCGTCGACGAAACCGGGCGGGTCGTGGGCATCGTCGCCACGCGGTTCGGTGGGACCATCGCGGTCCGGGCGCGCGGCGGCGTCGTGCTCGCCACCGGATCGTTCGCCTACAACGACGAGATGATGCAGGCGTACGCGCCGCGGCTCTACCAGCGTCCTGCGGCGACCGTCGAGGAACACGACGGTCGCGGCATCCTGATGGCCCAGGCTCTCGGCGCACGACTGGCACACATGGACGCGTGCGAGGTCGCCTTCTTCTGCGATCCCCAGCTGATCGCACGCGGCATCCTCGTCAACGGTCGCGGTCAGCGTTACGTCGCCGAGGACACCTATCCCGGCCGCGTCGGTCAGCTCACCATGTACCAGAACGACAACCAGGCGTTCCTCGTCCTCGACGAACAGGCCTACGAGGAGGGCATGGCGGCGCCGAGTTCGAGTCCGCAGCTGCGTCACCGGCCCACCTGGGTGTGT harbors:
- a CDS encoding FAD-dependent oxidoreductase; this translates as MSTSPVRPVPVRDIGSWDLEADVVVAGFGIAGVSAAIGAAESGADVLVLERTGGGGGAAALSGGIVYLGGGTRLQKACGFDDTPENMKTFLAAALGPGVDEDKLDVYCQGSVDHFDWLEACGVPYKESFWSQPGWECPVDDSLMYSGGENAAPFHTLVEPAPRGHLAQVTMPRNGEQAAGYVLMTTLIAKAAEVGVRVESDVRVQRLVVDETGRVVGIVATRFGGTIAVRARGGVVLATGSFAYNDEMMQAYAPRLYQRPAATVEEHDGRGILMAQALGARLAHMDACEVAFFCDPQLIARGILVNGRGQRYVAEDTYPGRVGQLTMYQNDNQAFLVLDEQAYEEGMAAPSSSPQLRHRPTWVCETVAELESEMGLPAGALTATVELYNKHAEQRTDPVLGKKPEWVRPIGSPIAAIDLRNMTGGFTLGGLQTSVDSEVLHVDGDPIPGLYAAGRCTSGLSAWGYCSGISLGDGSFFGRRAGIRAAAS
- the hsaA gene encoding 3-hydroxy-9,10-secoandrosta-1,3,5(10)-triene-9,17-dione monooxygenase oxygenase subunit, which encodes MVADDVPGAVRDLIPAIADRAADTDRLGRISDETVRDLVSAGVFRMLQPRRYGGSETEPTRFYEVVRTVSKACGSTGWVTSIVGVHPWHLALFDDRAQQDVWGEDDSTLVSSAYAPVGRLVPVDGGYRLSGTWMFSSGCRFASWALLGAVVVGSEGRPVDFVTVLVPRSDYTIRDVWNVVGMRGTSSDEIVVDEVFVPAHRVKRNYETSQLRGPGQKVNTGPLYRIPFAALFTTAVAVPIVGVVAGCYDEYLSSMRERVRLSLGGGRFVDDPFAQVAVGRAASDIDAATLQLDRNIRELWDLARAGREIPLDLRLRTRRDQVRATERAVEAIDLLFKTAGGTSLFLGGIIERAWRDAHAGSVHVANEPERAYALYGRNAFGLPVEDNLI